The Pseudodesulfovibrio cashew genomic sequence GGTCAAGCGATTGGTGCGGGAGGGCGAAGGGCTGGTGCTGGCCCCGGAGAACGAGGCCTACGCGCCTATTGCGCTCACGCCCGAGACCGAATTCTCGGTATGGGGTGTGGTCCGTCACGTGGTGCACCGGGTTTAGCGGGTGCCATGACGGGATTCTCGTGGCGAGACCATCCCGTTTCACCCGGGACCGGCGAGAGGCCAATTCATGCCCGCTGCCTACGCGCTCATCGACTGCAACAATTTCTACGCGTCCTGCGAGCGGGTCTTTCGGCCTGAGCTGCGAGGTCGTCCCGTGGTCGTGCTCTCCAACAACGACGGGTGCGTCATCGCCCGGTCCGCCGAGGCCAAGGAGCTGGGCGTGGGTATGGGGACCCCGTATTTCAAGTGCCGGACCATGCTGGAGCGACAAGGCGTGGCCGTGTTCTCCTCCAACTATGCCCTGTACGGCGACCTGTCAGCCCGGGTCATGCGCGTGCTGGGCCGCTTTTGTCCCAGCGTGGAAATCTACTCCATCGACGAGGCCTTTGCCGACCTTTCGGGCGTGCCCGGCGGGGCGGCTGCGTTCTCCCGCCGGTTGCGGGCCACGGTGGAGGCGTGGACCGGCATCCCGGTCTCCATCGGCCTCGGGCCGACCAAGACCCTGGCCAAGCTGGCCAACCGGTTTGCCAAGAAGCAGCCACGCTGCCGGGGCGTGTTCGACCTGGCAGCCAGTCCGGACCCGGACCGGGTGTTGCGCTGGACCGACGTGGGCGAAGTCTGGGGCATCGGGCCACGCCACGCCAAGCGGCTTCGCAAGCTCGGGGTGCGTACCGCCCTGGACTTCCGGGAACTGAAGCGGGAGTGGGTGCGGCGGAAGATGACCGTGACCGGCCTGCACACCCTGCTGGAGCTGCGCGGGTTGCCCTGTCTGGACTTCGCCTCGGGGCCGCCGTCCAAAAAGACCATCGTGTCCTCACGTTCCTTCGGCCACCCGGTTACCCGCCTGGAGGATCTCATGGAGGCTACGGCCCAGTATGCCACTCGCGCTGCGGAGAAGCTTCGTCGGCAGCGCTCGGTGGCGGGGCATGTGCTCGTTCATCTGGAGACCAATCGGTTTCGCCTGGGAGAGCCCCAGTACAATAACGCCGCGCCCGTGCCCCTGGCCGTGGCCACGGCGCACACCCCGGACCTGATCCGCGCTGCCCAGGCCGGGCTCAAGCGCATCTTTCGCGATGGTTACGCCTACAAGAAGTGCGGGGTCATGCTTTCCGGGCTGGAATCCGAGGATGGGCGCTGGCTCAGCCTGCTGGATCTGCCGCCGGACGCCCATGGCCGTCACGCGCCGCTCATGCGGGCCGTGGACGCGTGCAACTCCCGCTGGGGGCGGGACACGGTCAAGTTTGCGGCCTCTGGTCTGAACGGGACCTGGCGCATGCGCCGCGAGCTGTGTTCTCCGCGCTACACCACGGCGTGGGAGGAG encodes the following:
- a CDS encoding Y-family DNA polymerase — protein: MPAAYALIDCNNFYASCERVFRPELRGRPVVVLSNNDGCVIARSAEAKELGVGMGTPYFKCRTMLERQGVAVFSSNYALYGDLSARVMRVLGRFCPSVEIYSIDEAFADLSGVPGGAAAFSRRLRATVEAWTGIPVSIGLGPTKTLAKLANRFAKKQPRCRGVFDLAASPDPDRVLRWTDVGEVWGIGPRHAKRLRKLGVRTALDFRELKREWVRRKMTVTGLHTLLELRGLPCLDFASGPPSKKTIVSSRSFGHPVTRLEDLMEATAQYATRAAEKLRRQRSVAGHVLVHLETNRFRLGEPQYNNAAPVPLAVATAHTPDLIRAAQAGLKRIFRDGYAYKKCGVMLSGLESEDGRWLSLLDLPPDAHGRHAPLMRAVDACNSRWGRDTVKFAASGLNGTWRMRRELCSPRYTTAWEELLTVKAG